In one Gopherus evgoodei ecotype Sinaloan lineage chromosome 1, rGopEvg1_v1.p, whole genome shotgun sequence genomic region, the following are encoded:
- the LOC115655882 gene encoding P2Y purinoceptor 8-like, whose product MGKLPNSTIEMLKNQMLQTTLPALYLFIFTISIPLNSISLWFLCRHSRPWTPTIVFSINLTITDLLYSMLLPFQVVYHLRGNDWPFGQVLCRVVTVLFYANMHCSILTMMSISIERYLGIVHPLKHRAMRPIRTALLTCIIIWIFILLLHFPLMKTELTFWVEELQITTCFDILPRAMFPSRNHFIAYFGSQVLLCFLLPLLIMAFCYTLVIRTLLNSPPTQLREIKKQTIYLIIVLLTVFVVCYVPNIVISIIHFIYSTQNKTAYVEYKLSLALNSLNCCFDPLVYFFGSKEFRRKIQKKLCKCIPDIFNEPPTMLSEQDVPITSREHAQNN is encoded by the coding sequence ATGGGAAAACTGCCAAACAGCACCATAGAGATGCTTAAGAACCAAATGCTGCAGACCACTTTGCCTGCCCTCTACTTGTTCATCTTCACCATCAGCATTCCCCTCAACTCTATCTCTTTGTGGTTCCTTTGCCGCCACTCAAGGCCTTGGACACCGACCATCGTGTTTTCCATTAACCTGACAATCACGGACTTGCTGTACAGCATGCTCCTCCCTTTTCAGGTTGTCTACCACTTACGGGGAAATGACTGGCCCTTTGGACAGGTTCTGTGCCGCGTTGTAACTGTGCTATTCTATGCAAACATGCACTGTTCCATTTTAACCATGATGAGCATCAGCATAGAGCGCTACCTGGGAATTGTTCACCCGCTGAAGCACAGGGCCATGAGACCTATCAGAACAGCTCTCCTGACATGCATCATCATTTGGATATTTATTTTACTGCTGCACTTTCCACTCATGAAGACAGAGCTAACCTTCTGGGTAGAGGAGCTGCAGATAACCACTTGTTTTGATATACTGCCCAGAGCTATGTTTCCTTCAAGAAATCATTTCATTGCTTATTTTGGCTCTCAAGTTCTTCTGTGCTTTCTCCTACCTTTGCTAATAATGGCATTCTGCTACACCTTAGTCATTCGAACTCTTCTTAATTCCCCTCCCACACAACTAAGGGAAATTAAGAAGCAGACAATTTACTTGATAATAGTGTTGCTTACAGTCTTTGTAGTGTGTTACGTGCCCAATATTGTGATATCAATCATCCATTTCATCTATAGTACCCAAAATAAGACTGCTTATGTGGAATATAAGCTGTCTCTGGCTTTGAATAGCCTTAATTGTTGCTTCGATCCACTTGTTTATTTTTTCGGTTCCAAAGAGTTTCGACGAAAGATACAGAAGAAGCTCTGCAAATGCATACCTGATATATTCAATGAACCTCCCACCATGCTTTCAGAGCAAGATGTGCCAATAACATCCAGAGAACAtgcacaaaataattaa